One Trichormus variabilis 0441 genomic window, AAACCCGAACTTTAGTACCTCTGCAATTATTAGTGGAACAATACCCCGAATTTATCCCTGGACATATTCGCTACGCTGAGGTTCTCACCCAATACGATCGCCAAACAGAAGCATTAGACATTTTAGAACGGGCATCATCTCTTTATCCCAATCAACCAGAATTAACTCAAGCCAGAGTTAGCGCCTTGGCTGAATCCAAGAAATGGATGGAAGCATCTTTAGCTGCAAGGCAATTTGCTATCCTCAATCCTAACAATCCCCAAGCACCAGAATTTACCCAATTAGCCGAGAAAAATCTTCAACGCTATCAATCCTACGTTCGAGAGGAAATTAGGGGTAATTTAATTAGTAACGTCATTACAGGCGCTTTGGGTTATGCGGTTACGGGTAGTTTACTGGGGCCGTTTTCTGCCCTTGACTCCACCATTTTGCTACTACAAGGCGAAAAATCTATCGGTGAATCAGTAGCAAAACAGGCTAAAAAACAGCTGCCTTTAATCATAGACGATGATATCTTAGCCTACATCAATGATATTGGGCAGAAACTAGCGAAAGTTGCTGGTAGAAATGAATTTAAATACGAATTTTTTGTGATTCCTGAAGAAGAACTCAATGCCTTTGCCTTACCTGGAGGGAAAATTTTTATTAATGCTGGTGCGATCGCCAAAACCACTTCCGAAGCAGAATTAGCGGGATTAGTAGCACATGAATTATCTCATGTCGTCTTATCCCACGGCTTTCAATTAGTTACCCAAGGCAACCTCATCTCTAACGTTACTCAATATCTACCCTTTGGTGGCACGATTGGGCAACTTTTCGCCATGAATTACAGCCGGGATATGGAAAGACAGGCAGATATTTTGGGTACACGCTTAATTGTTGCTAGTGGCTATGCTGCTGATGGCTTGCGGAATTTAATGGTGACACTAGACAAACAAAAAAAATATGACATTCCCACTTGGTTATCTTCCCACCCAGGCGGTAATGAGCGAGTTAGTTATCTAGAAAACTTAATTTCTCGCAATAGTTATAACCGCTACGCTTATGAAGGTGTACAACGCCATGCAGAAATTAAAGTTAAAGTGAACAAACTCCTCAAACAGAAAAAAGAGGAAGAAGAAAAAAAGCACACTACGGAATGAACTAAAAGTCAAATTCTTCGTCAACTAAATTAGGAATAAAGTTGCGAGTCATAAATTTCTCGTTGGGGTAGTTTATAGTCCCTAATCTTTTACTAATACCAATTCTCTATGAAGTTGCGCCAAATAAATGATGTAGAAACTTTGCATAGTCTCTACAGTACGGAATAAAGTGCATCTTCATCAAGAAACGGTATAACGACTAATATACTGTGTTGTCACTGGAGGAGCATTCATGTTATCTAAAAGCCGGAAATTCGCTTTATTGGGTAGTTTAGGTTTATCTTTTTTCCTGGGTAATTCCGTCGCATTGGCGCAATTTGATGATGGCGTTGTTGTGCCAACTGTACCATCAGGCTCATCAACACCAACAAATGTACCCTATCCTTATCCAACAGATACATCGACAAATATACCTCCTGTCACCAATGGGGATGGCACAGTCAGATTCAGATGTGTGCCGATAAACGGACAGCAAACCGTAGTTTATCAGCCCCAAAGTCAACCAGGACAATACTTTCCTTGGGCAGCACCCAGAAATTTAGGCGGTGGTTGGGATGCAGCTAGCAGATGTCAGGCGATCGCCAATCGCCTAGAATCCTATCGCCCAGATGGCTTACAAGAACTTCAGGTTTCTGTAGAAAACAACGAAAATATCATTTGTGTGACAACCGACGCAAACCAACGCTGTCGGATTGTCCTGACCGTACCTCGTAACCAAGACCCCTACACAGTACGTAATAACGTTTTCCAAAACCTAGTGACTGCCGATAACGGACAGCAAACGACAGCTGTCAATACTTACCGAGGCAATAACGATCTTTACAACTTGGGTAGCACCCTTTTAGGTAATGGTAATAATCGGGTGAGTTCATCCAGACGCGGAATCAACTTGAAGCCCTACCTCGACACCAGAGATGGGGGAACAGCTAGAGGACTGAGAAATGGGGTGGCTATTCGTCGCCAATCTCCCAACCAAGCCCCTACACGCCTCAATCCTGATAGATTCCGCTAATTTTAGTATTTTCCTACATGGATATCTTGCACATTCTCAATAAGCAAGTGGTGGGCAATGCCCACCCTACTAAATAATCAGCCTTTTAGCCTGTAATTTTGGCAATAAGAGAGTGGTGCAAAATATGTAAGTATATGTACATTTGTCATAGAGTGAGCCAAAGGCCCACTCTATTTATTTTTGAATTTTGTAGCTTGCTTCCACGTAGTGGTACGAGAACGCTACACGAACCCGTAAGGTATTTTGAATTTTGAATTTTGAATTTTGAATTTTGAATTTTGAATTTTGAATTGTTACTGTCTACACCTTGCCCCTTGAGGAGTAGCATCAGGATAATAAGTAATAATTGCCTTGCCTTTCCTTACAAAAACTGTAGGAAAAGTCTTACCTGTTTCTTGGTCACGGACATTATAAATACAAGCCCCTTCTTTATTTCCCTGTTTTTTAAACGCTTGGGTTGCATCTACAAGCATTTCTTCGGCGTTGCTGAGATAGCCATAACCTTTAATTACATCTGTAACTGTCCGATTTCCTTGTTTAATTACCACACCTAATGTATAAATCACGCCGGGAACCACTTCTTCCCGCCTTTGATTACTTGGTAAACGTCCGCCAATACCCTGGTTTTGTAACTGTAAATATCTCCCAGAAAAATGTAAGCCACCAATATCATTGGCGTTATATATTTCACCACAAAAAATATGTTCAAAACCTTTACGCTGAAACCAAATATTAGTTAAATCTTCCAGGAATTGGGCTTTTTTCTTGCGACCTTGACGCAACTCACCACCGCTAACTTTTTGCAGCCTTTGTAAGACATTAGGATAAGCAGATAGTAATTCTTTAAATTTATTAGGACTGACTTTTGTCCCAATAGAACCACAGGTTTGCAGTACAGCTTGGTCAAAAGAATTTAATTGCGGTGGTGGTGGTGTGATATCGACTTGTTGTCCTCTGGGGAAATTTACCGGAACAGGGTTATTTTCGTTATCAAAAAAAGGTAAAAGTCCTGGCTGTGGCTGTGCTTGTACTTGAGTAAGCGGATAAGTTAATAGGAGAACAGCAAATATACTCAGCAGTTGTTGTAACTTATGGTTCGCCATAAATTGAAATTTAGTGTTTCGCTGACAATTTAACACCAAAAAATAAAGACGCAAAGCAGTTTTGTTTGCTGTTGCGTCTTTTTTAGTGATTTAAAAGAATGTTTTAAACTTTCTTCAACCAGCTAAACATTGCCCGTAAATCTTTACCAACTTCTTCAATTGGATGTTCAGCTTCTTGACGACGCATTGCAGTAAATCCGGGTTTACCCGATTGGTTTTCTAACACAAATTCCCGTGCAAATTGTCCCGATTGAATTTCGCTGAGAACCTTCCGCATTTCGGCTTTGGTTTGTTCGTTGACAATCCGAGGCCCGCGAGTGTAATCACCATATTCAGCAGTGTTAGAAATGCTGTCGCGCATTTTGGCTAAACCGCCTTCTACTACCAAGTCAACAATTAATTTAACTTCGTGTAGACATTCAAAATAAGCTAGTTCTGGTTGATAACCTGCTTCTACCAAGGTTTCAAAACCGGCTTTAATTAAAGCACTCAAACCACCGCATAATACAGCTTGTTCACCGAACAAATCGGTTTCAGTTTCTTCACGGAAAGTTGTTTCCAAAACACCGCCACGAGTGCCACCGATACCTTTAGCATAGGATAGGGCGCGATCGCGTGCTTTTCCACTAGCATCTTGATAAACAGCAAACAGCGCTGGTACACCTTGACCTTGTTCGTAAGTGCGTCGTACCAAATGCCCAGGGCCTTTGGGTGCTACCATAACTACGTCTACGTTCGCAGGTGGTACGACTTGCCCAAAGTGAATATTAAACCCGTGAGCAAAAGCTAAAGTGTTTCCTTCTTGCAGATTTGGTTCGATTTCATTTTTGTAAACTGTTTTCTGCACTTCATCGGGTAACAAAATCATGATGAAGTCAGCAACGTTAGCAGCATCCGCCACATTTTTTACGGTTAGCCCAGCTGCTTGGGCTTTTTCTGCTGACTTACTACCCGGATATAGCCCCACAATCACATTCAAACCACTATCTTTTAAATTTAAAGCGTGGGCATGACCTTGAGAACCATAGCCGATAATTGCAATGGTTTTTCCAGCCAAAAGGTCTAAATTGGCATCTTCGTCATAGTACATCCGGGCCATACAAGCATCTCCTGTCAGCAAGCATCATTTATTGGCAAGTCTTTGATTTTACCCCAAATTGTGTTACCACGGGTACAAGTAGTTTAGTCATTAGTCATTAGCTAAAGATAAAAGGTTTTACCAATTCCCTAAAAGAAAGCAACAGATAGCCTCTTAGGGACACAAAGTCTTGTAACCTCACAGATGATTGATGTTGTTTCAATGATTTTGAGAATTGGTTTTAAACTATGGACTATTGACTATGGACTATTGACTATTAACTAAATTTTCTGGACTTCTTCGTTAGTTAGTTTGACATTCACAGCGCTGACTGAATCTTCGATGCTGGAAATTTTGCTTGCGCCGGGGATGGGCAAAATTGTGGGGGATTTGGCGCGTAACCATGCCAATACTATCGAGTATACAGATACGCCTTTGGCTTTGGCTAATTGGGCGATCGCCGGAATATCCTGTAAATCTTGATGGCGACGACGACCACCAAAGGGACTCCACGGTAAAAAGGTCAGTTTTTCTTGTTCACAATATTGTAAAACACCGTCTTTCTCTGGCTGTCTTTCCCAAGGACTATATTGATTCTGCACTGAGACAATATCCACCACATCCCGTGCTTGCTTGATTTGTTCCACAGAAAAATTAGAAACTCCCACAAATCGAATCAAACCTGCTTCCACAGCTTCTTTCACAGGTACAAGGGATTCTGCAATCGTATATTCTGGGTCTGGAAAATGGTATTGCCAAACATCAATCGGTTTTTCACCACCCAACGCCTCAAAACTGACGCGGATAGTTTGACGCAGATGTTCTGGATTTCCGTTGCGTGTCCAACTTTCGTTGGGACGCATCAAGCCGCCTTTCGTCGCCACAACCACCTGGCTAGTGTCACCTGGATAACTGCTAAGTGCTTTGTGAATTAGTCTTTCATTATGGTGCTTGTCTGACTCATCCTTACAGTAAGAGTCGGCGGTGTCAATAAATGTAATTCCTAAATCTAAAGCACGGTGAATAACTTGAATTGAATCTGATTCTGGTGGTCGATTATATATCGACATTGGCATTCCACCCAAGCCAATGGCGCTGACAAATACACCTGTTTTTCCTAGCTGTGTAGTTTCCATGCTTTTCGCTTGATTTTGATAGCATCACTAACTATCTAATAGCGGGTCAGGAAGGTTTTGACAATTCATCTAGGGTAAGGTAAATCGTCTTCTGTAACCAGAATTAAGGTGATACGCGCCTAAATCAAATATTCTTGCGTCAGTGCTGTCCATAGTCAAGAGTCCAGAGTCAAAGGCTAGCTTGGACTCTTGACTGTGGACTTTTGACAACCTGAGTGCGAAATATACAATGTTAAATGCGTAACAACTTATACTTATTTATCTTGATCTCTATTTAGTAATTGCTGGATTTAACTGTTGCCATAGTCCCAGGCGTTTATTTTTAGCATTGGCTTCAGCGATGAGGTATTGTGTTTTTGTCTCTTCGCAAACTTCGAGAGATGCTTGATCAACCACAGCATTACCCTCTGCTACTAAACGCAGATTGATAGAGCGATTATCTACATAAACTTCGCCAAAAGCAATATCTTTACTATCCGGTCTGATAATTCTAATCACAACAGGGGTGCGGGATGGTAGTAATTGTTGGAGTTTCTGTTTAGCCGCTAGATGATACTTTTGTTTAGCTGTCTTGGGTATATCAATACAGGCTAGTCTGACTGTAGCCGTTTGCCCAGTATCATTTTTAACTGTGATAGTTTTGCCGTCTACTACACCTACGATGGTAGCCAGTAATAAAATTAGCTCAAGTAAAGCCATGATTTTTTGTACATCAATACTTTGATGGAGCGATTTTTCATCTATTTGGGTGAGGTAGCCAAGATTATATTGCTTGCAACAACCAAAAGCCAGTGTAAGTCATACCTGAATCATCAGGCTGTACTAATAAAAAATGTAATCCCCGACTTTGTTTTTGGCGTTGTTCATAAACTTTTGCAGCCGCCTTTACTTCTGCATCTTCAAAAGTAACTAAAATCCATCTATCCACCAAACCAGCTTCCAGTATCAAACCATCAGGCGCACCAGCAATATAATTCAAGGCTACTGGGCGGGTTTGGGCAATCCATCTAGCTAGATTTAGCGATCGCCTACCACCATAAATTACCACACCAGGAATTGCCACTGTTGATGCCAAGCCTAAATTAATGGGTTTGAGGGGTTCTGGTAAAGATAAAATGGGGATTGGGCGATCGCTAAACAAATCAACGACGTCACCCGCTTGGATGCTAGCAAAGCGCCACTCATCACCCCATAAGTTATCTGGTAACGGTGTTGGTGGTGGCTTATCTATTGCTATGGAATATTGCTTTTCTTGTAACCATTGTTTCAAAGCTGGGGTTTGGCGTTGCGGTTCGACATTAATCCCCAAATTGCGTCCAGCAGCCTCAATCAAACTCAAAGACTGGGGGCGAAAAACTTGGATAATATCTGGTAGTTTTTCACCTGCTGCTAATTGAATTTGGCTAGTCAACCAACTGGAATTAGCTTCTGACTGGGGACAAGTCGCCGTATACTCGAAACCACGATTTACATCACAAATTAATAACTCCCACAAGATTTTTCCGTCTAAATCTTGCTGAGGACTGCGATAAAAATCTGCTTGCCAAACCAGAGTCATGATCTACTCTCTTACTCAACGGCTGTAATCACGCCTGCTTTTCAGTATTACCATAAAATTCTTAACTTTATGTTTTGAGTAAAAAATTTCTGTAGAGACAGCGATTGAACGCGTCTCTACCAAGACTCAGCACGAGCAGAACGCTCTGCTAACACTAACAATAATCGCTACTTACACGGCTTCTGTATTCTTCTCTCCAGTACGAATCCGAATTACTTGTTCTACGGGTGAGATGAAGATTTTACCATCACCGATTTCGCCTGTACGAGCAGCAGC contains:
- a CDS encoding M48 family metallopeptidase, encoding MKRISKSLLLTLNWILLSVGTTLLILLTQPIAPVPAQEPPAPTEQTNTPPPENPNDQKLRDALKRSSASEPPLSPEEIARQQKLIEADKLYLAGQIAEAEKIYREVKTPFTQTSASKERKPAILNPIELSPAGKVYWREAEAGIAKKLQTRTLVPLQLLVEQYPEFIPGHIRYAEVLTQYDRQTEALDILERASSLYPNQPELTQARVSALAESKKWMEASLAARQFAILNPNNPQAPEFTQLAEKNLQRYQSYVREEIRGNLISNVITGALGYAVTGSLLGPFSALDSTILLLQGEKSIGESVAKQAKKQLPLIIDDDILAYINDIGQKLAKVAGRNEFKYEFFVIPEEELNAFALPGGKIFINAGAIAKTTSEAELAGLVAHELSHVVLSHGFQLVTQGNLISNVTQYLPFGGTIGQLFAMNYSRDMERQADILGTRLIVASGYAADGLRNLMVTLDKQKKYDIPTWLSSHPGGNERVSYLENLISRNSYNRYAYEGVQRHAEIKVKVNKLLKQKKEEEEKKHTTE
- a CDS encoding COP23 domain-containing protein yields the protein MLSKSRKFALLGSLGLSFFLGNSVALAQFDDGVVVPTVPSGSSTPTNVPYPYPTDTSTNIPPVTNGDGTVRFRCVPINGQQTVVYQPQSQPGQYFPWAAPRNLGGGWDAASRCQAIANRLESYRPDGLQELQVSVENNENIICVTTDANQRCRIVLTVPRNQDPYTVRNNVFQNLVTADNGQQTTAVNTYRGNNDLYNLGSTLLGNGNNRVSSSRRGINLKPYLDTRDGGTARGLRNGVAIRRQSPNQAPTRLNPDRFR
- a CDS encoding EndoU domain-containing protein — translated: MANHKLQQLLSIFAVLLLTYPLTQVQAQPQPGLLPFFDNENNPVPVNFPRGQQVDITPPPPQLNSFDQAVLQTCGSIGTKVSPNKFKELLSAYPNVLQRLQKVSGGELRQGRKKKAQFLEDLTNIWFQRKGFEHIFCGEIYNANDIGGLHFSGRYLQLQNQGIGGRLPSNQRREEVVPGVIYTLGVVIKQGNRTVTDVIKGYGYLSNAEEMLVDATQAFKKQGNKEGACIYNVRDQETGKTFPTVFVRKGKAIITYYPDATPQGARCRQ
- the ilvC gene encoding ketol-acid reductoisomerase, with the translated sequence MARMYYDEDANLDLLAGKTIAIIGYGSQGHAHALNLKDSGLNVIVGLYPGSKSAEKAQAAGLTVKNVADAANVADFIMILLPDEVQKTVYKNEIEPNLQEGNTLAFAHGFNIHFGQVVPPANVDVVMVAPKGPGHLVRRTYEQGQGVPALFAVYQDASGKARDRALSYAKGIGGTRGGVLETTFREETETDLFGEQAVLCGGLSALIKAGFETLVEAGYQPELAYFECLHEVKLIVDLVVEGGLAKMRDSISNTAEYGDYTRGPRIVNEQTKAEMRKVLSEIQSGQFAREFVLENQSGKPGFTAMRRQEAEHPIEEVGKDLRAMFSWLKKV
- a CDS encoding aldo/keto reductase is translated as METTQLGKTGVFVSAIGLGGMPMSIYNRPPESDSIQVIHRALDLGITFIDTADSYCKDESDKHHNERLIHKALSSYPGDTSQVVVATKGGLMRPNESWTRNGNPEHLRQTIRVSFEALGGEKPIDVWQYHFPDPEYTIAESLVPVKEAVEAGLIRFVGVSNFSVEQIKQARDVVDIVSVQNQYSPWERQPEKDGVLQYCEQEKLTFLPWSPFGGRRRHQDLQDIPAIAQLAKAKGVSVYSIVLAWLRAKSPTILPIPGASKISSIEDSVSAVNVKLTNEEVQKI
- a CDS encoding thermonuclease family protein, with the protein product MALLELILLLATIVGVVDGKTITVKNDTGQTATVRLACIDIPKTAKQKYHLAAKQKLQQLLPSRTPVVIRIIRPDSKDIAFGEVYVDNRSINLRLVAEGNAVVDQASLEVCEETKTQYLIAEANAKNKRLGLWQQLNPAITK
- a CDS encoding Tab2/Atab2 family RNA-binding protein; this encodes MTLVWQADFYRSPQQDLDGKILWELLICDVNRGFEYTATCPQSEANSSWLTSQIQLAAGEKLPDIIQVFRPQSLSLIEAAGRNLGINVEPQRQTPALKQWLQEKQYSIAIDKPPPTPLPDNLWGDEWRFASIQAGDVVDLFSDRPIPILSLPEPLKPINLGLASTVAIPGVVIYGGRRSLNLARWIAQTRPVALNYIAGAPDGLILEAGLVDRWILVTFEDAEVKAAAKVYEQRQKQSRGLHFLLVQPDDSGMTYTGFWLLQAI